Genomic window (Mesotoga sp. Brook.08.105.5.1):
GCGGCAAAGAGGATGTTGCTCATTAGTTTTCAAAGCAACTCTATTCGAAGTAGGGTCTTGAAGTCTGTAAATGTCTTCAGAATCGTGCTCAGTGTCTTTCAGTTTGTTCCACCAGCTTCTTCCCGCCGGTGTAGATCCCCAAGATGTAATTATGCCCTTAAGTCATCAGAAGGCTTTCACGACTTAAAGCCGTTCCTTCCTAGAAAGTCTTCCACTGCTGTAGTCGAGAAAATCAAGAAATCTTTGATATCTTCCCAACTTCTTCTATGTTTTTTTGCGTTCACTTCCTTAGCTTATCGAGGGCGAAGTCATGAGCTCGATAATCAAATCATCTAAAGATAATGCAATGAAAAAACCCGCGTCTGCCAGAAAAGCCATGGAGTGATCTCTCTGCATGGGGGTGTCTTCGTGGGCGTAGCAGGAAAAAGGCTCCGTTTTTTCTTTTTGTGTATAAGTAGCCCCTCACAGTTTTTTGCCTTCGATTTCTCGTTTAGTGTGAAAAATGGAGTCTGACCCTTTTTAATATGAACCGCTTTCCGCTGATGAAAAACCACGTTGACCGTCATCGGTTCTCCGCTCTCCGAGGAAAACTCGTTCTTCGTTCCAGAGCGAGGACCTGTTCTTCGTTCTTGGTTAAGCCAAGAAGAAGAAGATCGAAAACAAAATTCAGCATCCGACTCTGAAATGATTGCCTTAGGTTATTTGGAGAACATCGCATCCCGTCATGCTGAACTTGTTTCAAAATACTGCTCTCAAGGTTTTTCAAACCTGCAACCACCTACCTGCAACCTCGGTACTTCAAAACCAGATCCCGTGCAATTACATCACGGGAAGACAGTCCTTCACGTCATCCTGAAGTGCTCCTGTTCAGGATCTGGGCTTGGGTGTCAGCGAAGGACGGGTCCATGATCTGGGACGAGTCACGAAGGACGGTTCTCCACAGCGATCAGCGGGTTCCCCGCTTTTAAGCGCACAGCGGTTCTTACATTCGAGATCCCGATCAGTTTCATATCGGGATGACAAAGTAAGGGATTGACATAAGGAGTACTCGGGATGCAGGCCTTAGATTATTTGGAGAACATCGCATCCCGTCATTCTGAACTTGTTTCAAAATACCGCTCTCAAGGTTTTTGGAACCTGCAACCTCGGTACTTCAAGACCAGATCCCGTGCAGACCCATCACGGGATGACGGTGTGGGGATATTACGGCATGACACTGAACAGAGCCCCCAAACAGGAGCCCTGAACAGGTGCATATCAGGGCAGGCTCATTGGGGCAGGCTCTACAGGATGACAAAGTGAGTGGCTCTGATCATATTGCTTCAATTTGCTTCTTGAGGATTGTGTCAAGCTCTTGCTCTATGCTCCTGAGCTACCACCCGCGAGATCCACGATTAAGGCGATCTTTATTGGTGATTGTATTTCTCCAGGAATTTAATTGCATCTTCTTCGTCCAGTGGTTTGCTGATCAAATGTCCCTGTATTCTATCGCAACCCCATTTCTCCAGATACTCTTTCTGCCTTTCGTGTTCTACCCCTTCAGCTATAGTACAATGACCTAGCTTATGTGCCATCGAAATGATGTCACTGGTGATGGCATCATCGCTCTCGAGATACTGCAGCCTTTCTATGAAGGATTTGTCTATCTTGAGACAGTTCACGTTTAGATCTCTTTCCCGTGCAAAAGAGGAGTATCCGATCCCGAAGTCGTCTATGGCTGTATGAATCCCTATATCACTCAGTTTGCCAAGAATACGGTTTATTTTTTCGTGATTCGAGGCAAATACCGACTCGGTGATCTCGAGTCCAACATTTTTAGGAAGGACCTGAGTTTGCTCTATCATCTCAAGAAGGCTATCTGTGAAACCGTCCCTCAATAACTGGATGGCTGAGACATTGATTGAAACCCCGATCGATCCATAACCACTTCTCTTCAGCTTATTCAAGAAACCGAGTGCCTGGAGAATAATCTTCCTGCCGATCGGAACGACAAGATTTGTTTTCTCGGCTATCGGGATGAATTCCAGAGGCGGCACCGGGCCAAGTCCTTCAATACTCAATCTCGCCAGAGCTTCAAAACTGCTTATCTTATTAGACTTCAGATCAAGAATCGGCTGGAATTGCACGAAGAGCCCAAAATCCTTCTCGTCTGTCGAGATTTTCGCCAGTTCTAAGGTTATCTGCTGTTCTCGAACCATTTGTTTCTCAATTTCTTCGTTATAGAAACAGATTCCAATGTTTCTATCATATATGTTGAAAGCCTTCTCAGATGTGACTAGAAGCCTTCTCAGTAGGAGATCGACATCCTTCTCATCGCCTTCACCGATTTCAATTACTCCAATACCACCTTTAATCCTTTCCATCAGAAGGACAGGCTCCAGTTGCTTTGCAACTTCTATGGAAAATTTCGTCAGTTCGTTCTTGTCTTTATAGCCCTTCAAGTAGAATACGAATTGATTCTCGTATGTGTTGAAAAGCAGGCGCCTATCTGTGCAGAACTGCCTCAGCATATCTGCAATCTTCTTTATAAAGTCCTGAGTGTATTGAAATCCATAAGTAGATGTCAGTGACTGCACTGTACTTAAATCCACGCTCACTAAGGCTCTTTTCACCCGCAGTCTGTTCTCATCATCTCCTTCCAGAAGAGTTTTCAGGTAGTTGCGGTTATATAGGCCAGTCCAGCTATCGTGTTCAGAGCTATATCTGAGTGTATTCTCGAACTCCTTACGGCTGGATATATCCTTAAGAAGGGCAATATGGCCGCTTTCACTCTCGCCCGGCAGATGGAAGGACGCCACTGTCATTTCAACCCATACAGAAGAACCATCTGGCCTGACAAACCTCTTCTCCATTGTATAGCTCTGGATTTCACCTGATTTCAGCTTTCTATAATTCTCTAGATCCTTCTCCAGATCGTCTGGATGAGTAATACTTGCCCAGCCAAGCTCAATCAACTCCTCTTTCGTTCTACCGGTAATTTGCTCGAATGCTGAGTTGATCTGTGTTTCTGGATCCACATTCTTATCTTGGGGACCGCTAGCGTAGGAAATCGAAATTCCAATCGGTGCCCGGCTAAAGATTGTGTTGAACACTGACTTTAGCTCGACTTGCTTCTGTTCTTCCAGCTGCCGACTTCTGAGCAATTCAAGATGGATATTGACTCGAACCTTCAAAGCATTCATACTAATAGGCTTCCTTATGTAGTCCACAGCACCAAGTTCCAGACCTTTGCTTTCGTCTTCCAGTTCTTCATAGTTTGTCAGTATTATTGTTCGTACTCTCTTATAGCGATCATCCGCCTTCAGCGCCGCTAGAACCTCGAATCCATTCATTCTGGGCATATTAAGGTCGAGTATGATCAGCTGAATCTCTTCGTGCTCATCTATTCTCTGCATTGCTTCCACGCCATCACTAGCTGTCAGGAGATCGTACTCGCTCAACATCTTCTCAATCATAAGGCGATCAGCCGCCGAGTCATCGACAACCAAGATTTTCACAGGCATAAATCATCTCCCTTAAGCAATAAACTAACCTCAAATCACAAAAAAAGGAGGCTTGAAGAACTACCTCCCTTACTACGCTCTCATTGAATGAGATCCATACATTGGAATGCATCGAAGAGCACATTGTAAATGGTTGGTCCAAGTTTCCGCTCGCAATGAATAACACGCGGGTCTCTTCGTGGGTCGTTTCTCCTAATTCCCGAAGACCAGCAAAAAGAGGGACGAGTTCTGCATTGAGAAAGGGCACCGTCTGTACTTCAAACAGGCTGATGGTCTCGAAAAAACAACCCTTCTTGAATCGATTACCTACTTCGTTTTGTCCGTTATCTTCCATGTCTTTCTCCTGGCAGTCATATAACAGAATCGCTAGTATCTGAATAATAGCATATGTTCTTTGTTTCACAGTGCCAAGAGAATTGGAGTCTGACCCTGTTCATTCGGATAACAATCATAAGTGCATCTCTTTGATTATCATCCATGATCTCATCGGGGCAGACATCTTTTGCCACCTTCCACGTGACCTCAAGCACATCATAATGCGCTCTTATTCCTGACTTGTAGAAAGCATTACAAAGAATTAGGAGTCTGACCCTATTTTGACACTCGTTTGCTTCTTGATGAACTCGGTAAAACTCCTTTTTTGCTCCTGACCAACCACTAACAACGGCTATGAAAATCGAGTCTGTCCCATTTGTTTGAAAACTCATTCTTCGTTCCAGAGCGAGGACCTGTTCTTCGTTCTTGGTTAAGCCAAGAAGAAGATCGAAAACAAAATTCAGGATCCGACTCTGAAATGATTGCCTTAGGTTATTTGGAGAATATCGCATCCCGTCATGCTGAACTTGTTTCAAAATACTGCTCTCAAGGTTTTTCGAACCTGCAACCACCCACTGCAACCTCGGTACTTCAAGACCAGATCCCGTGCAGACCCATCACGGGATGACAGTCCTTCACGTCATCCTGAAGTGCTCCTGTTCAGGATCTGGGCTTGGGTCTTGACGAATGACGGGTTACCAATAACCAACAACGGACAACTATTTCTTCTGCTTGCAACTGACAACATGGAACTTGGAACTGCTTCTTTCCGGTGGACGGTGGACCGTTGACGGACAACGTTGTTTTCATGTGAACCATGTTGGTATATTCTCTTTGACTGAGGGTGTCTTCGTGGGCGGAGCAGGTAAAGAACTCCGAATAACTTTTTTGTGTCTTCGTGAACGCCACACAGATTCTAATCGATAATCACTCCGCTTCACTAGTAACGTCAATTTCAATCATCAAAACGCTTCTTCAGGAAACTAGGAACAGAATCCATGAAGTCGACTCAATGTGAAAAGAGGGGGCCTTGCAATATATTAAGTCTTCCGCTTTGGCCATTCTCAAGGGCAGATTCTAGACAGCTATGAAATCATTATAGTTTGGACTATAATAGTCATGACTATTATTAGTGGAGTGATTACAGTGTTCATCGGCAGGAAAACGGAGATCCGAATTCTTGAGAGAGAGTATGAAAGAGATGGCAGCTCCTTTGTGATCCTGTACGGAAGGAGAAGTATAGGAAAGACAACCCTTATAAAGCAATTCATGCAGGGAAAAGACTCTCTCTATTTTCTTTCTACCGAGGAAGAAGAGGGGCAGAATCTCCAATACTTTCAATCGCTTTCCTTTGACAAGACAGGCCTGGAGATACTGAGTTCAGGAAACAAATTGGAATGGCAAAGCATATTCGACCTGCTCACGAAAGGGCAGGGGAAAACGATAATCGCAATCGACGAATATCCTTACCTTGTAATGTCGAGCCCGGGCTTTTCCACGAAACTCCAGCGAATCTGGGACGAAATGCTCAAGAATAGAAACGTTATGCTGATTCTCTGTGGCTCGCTGATAGGAATGATGTACTCCGAAACGCTGGATTATTCTAGCCCTCTCTACGGGCGCAGGACGGCCCAGATTAATCTCAAACAGATTCCCTATTCGGACTTTGCTGATTTCTTCCCGGAGAAGAGCGATGAGGATCTTCTCACCATCTATGCGGTTACGGGCGGCGTGCCTCGATACATAGAGCTCTTTCAACCCGGGAAAGACTTCATTGAAAATATCACCGACAATGTTCTGAAAAAGGGAAGCTATCTCTATGAAGAACCGATCTTCCTATTAAACAGGCAGTTCAGAGAGACTAGAACCTATTTCTCCATACTGAAGACGATCGCCGAAGGGAGCCACAAATCCTCTGAAATCTCCTCACGTCTAAATATGAAGCAGCCATCTATTGGTTACTACATGAACGGGTTGATGGATATGGACCTCGTTGAAAGAGAGGTGCCGGTGACCGAGAAGAACCCTGAAAAGAGCAAGAAAGGGCTTTACAGGATAAAGGACAACTTCAGCCAGTTTTGGTTCAGGTTTGTGTATCCCTTCAGGAGTTACCTAGAAATGGAGAACACGACCCCTGCAATCGAGAAGATCCGCACGAGCTTCATCGATAGCCACTTGAGTTTCGTTTATGAGAGAGTCTGCCAGGAAGCTCTGAAAGAGATGACAGGCGCAGGCTTCTTTGGAAACCGGATTTCAAGAATCGGACGATGGTGGAATTTGAAGGAAGAGATCGATATTGTTGGCGTAGACAGGGATAACGTCCCGGTTATCTTCGGGGAATGCAAATACCGCCAAGAGCCAATGGGTATAGATACTCTGAGAGAACTCCAGCGGAAGGCCTCGACAATTACAGAGACTACCGACAGGATTTTCGTGCTTTTCTCCAGAAAGGGTTTCAGCAAGGAATTGCAGAACTACTCGCAAAGAAACAAGAACGTATTTCTCTTCGATTTTTTCAAGAGAATCATATAACTCAATGTGTAGCAGAAGAATTGTGAGCCCTCATATGAACCGCTGTCCGCTGCAAGATCAGTTGCAGGTTCTCAGTTCCGAGTTGCAAGATGCAAGTTGAATAAGAAAATGGTTGTCCGTTATCGGTTCACCGTTCTCCGAGGAAAACTCGTTCTTCGTTCCAGAGCGAGGACCTGTTCTTCGTTCTTGGTTAAGCCAATAAGAAGAAGATCGAAAACAAAATTCAGGATCCGACTCTGAAATGATTGCCTTAGGTTATTTGGAGAACATCGCATCCCGTCATGCTGAACTTGTTTCAAAATACTGCTCTCAAGGTTTTTCGAACCTGCAACCTCGGTACTTCAAGACCAGATCCCGTGCAGACCCATCACG
Coding sequences:
- a CDS encoding EAL domain-containing protein is translated as MPVKILVVDDSAADRLMIEKMLSEYDLLTASDGVEAMQRIDEHEEIQLIILDLNMPRMNGFEVLAALKADDRYKRVRTIILTNYEELEDESKGLELGAVDYIRKPISMNALKVRVNIHLELLRSRQLEEQKQVELKSVFNTIFSRAPIGISISYASGPQDKNVDPETQINSAFEQITGRTKEELIELGWASITHPDDLEKDLENYRKLKSGEIQSYTMEKRFVRPDGSSVWVEMTVASFHLPGESESGHIALLKDISSRKEFENTLRYSSEHDSWTGLYNRNYLKTLLEGDDENRLRVKRALVSVDLSTVQSLTSTYGFQYTQDFIKKIADMLRQFCTDRRLLFNTYENQFVFYLKGYKDKNELTKFSIEVAKQLEPVLLMERIKGGIGVIEIGEGDEKDVDLLLRRLLVTSEKAFNIYDRNIGICFYNEEIEKQMVREQQITLELAKISTDEKDFGLFVQFQPILDLKSNKISSFEALARLSIEGLGPVPPLEFIPIAEKTNLVVPIGRKIILQALGFLNKLKRSGYGSIGVSINVSAIQLLRDGFTDSLLEMIEQTQVLPKNVGLEITESVFASNHEKINRILGKLSDIGIHTAIDDFGIGYSSFARERDLNVNCLKIDKSFIERLQYLESDDAITSDIISMAHKLGHCTIAEGVEHERQKEYLEKWGCDRIQGHLISKPLDEEDAIKFLEKYNHQ
- a CDS encoding ATP-binding protein, yielding MFIGRKTEIRILEREYERDGSSFVILYGRRSIGKTTLIKQFMQGKDSLYFLSTEEEEGQNLQYFQSLSFDKTGLEILSSGNKLEWQSIFDLLTKGQGKTIIAIDEYPYLVMSSPGFSTKLQRIWDEMLKNRNVMLILCGSLIGMMYSETLDYSSPLYGRRTAQINLKQIPYSDFADFFPEKSDEDLLTIYAVTGGVPRYIELFQPGKDFIENITDNVLKKGSYLYEEPIFLLNRQFRETRTYFSILKTIAEGSHKSSEISSRLNMKQPSIGYYMNGLMDMDLVEREVPVTEKNPEKSKKGLYRIKDNFSQFWFRFVYPFRSYLEMENTTPAIEKIRTSFIDSHLSFVYERVCQEALKEMTGAGFFGNRISRIGRWWNLKEEIDIVGVDRDNVPVIFGECKYRQEPMGIDTLRELQRKASTITETTDRIFVLFSRKGFSKELQNYSQRNKNVFLFDFFKRII